The Geminocystis sp. NIES-3708 genomic sequence ACGGGAAAACTAGCGATTAATTTGTCTTGTTCATAAACTTGAACTTGTTTTAAGCCTAATCTTAATACTAATTTCATACTCATAGTTTCTTCAGGACTATAAAGATATAGATTAGAATTTTTGAGATTAGGAACACTAGGCATTTCTATCTGTAATAAATCTTCTTTTATATCAGAAAAAGATTCAGAACTATGACTAGGGGAAACATTAGTAAGAAGAAAACCTAATGTCACTAAAGAAAGAAAAAAATTTTTACCCAAACAACCATTCACAGAATCAGATTTCATTTGTTGTCACTCCACAGATCCAATCGATAGGGCAACAAACTAAGACACTATAGATTTTGATAGTGGCAAAGTCTGTTACTTGATAAATTTTATTCTATCGAAAAATTACCATAATCCTCTAATGGGTTGATTATATTGTTCAACTTGGGGTTGAGGTGTGTATGTCGATTCAGTTTGAACACGAGGAGGAATAGCAGTAGTAGTGCTACGAGAAGAATTTAGCTCTGCCCAAATAGCAGCAGTACGTTCATTTAAAGAAGCAGATGTTTCTCCTAATCGTTTGTAACCATATTTAGATTGGAGGATGGAAATCCACTCAGAATGAGAACTATCGACTAAATAGTATCCACCATCAGCGTTTTTACCGACTAAAACATCAGAGCCGGGGGTAAAAGTACCACTGGCATGAAAAACTCCTCCATCTTCAACTCTGATAAATACAATATCTCCACTTCTGGCGATAACTCGACCTAAAACATTATCACCCCATTCAATTTGAGGATCACCCATATAAGTATCATGACCTCTTAATTGACTAAGAAGAAGTGATTGAGAATTAAATGTTGATTCTTTACTTTGTGCTTCTAATTGAAAGGCTTGAGCAGGTTTGATGGAACTTGCACCAAGACATAATCCTAAACCAATAATGGTTAAAGATGAAAGATTTTTAAAATTCATGAGCTACCTTCGCTATTAAATTCATTATCTATATAATGGTTTATTCTTTAAATGATACTAATTTTTTTTAGAGAAATACTTTTTTTTTGTAAAAATTAACAGTTATATTGATCACTAAGAAAATTAAAGTAATTTGAAAGATTAAGTAACAAAAAATTGATAATTGTTAATTTTTATGTTCATTTTAAATTGTTTTTCATTTCTTGTAATTCTTGTTCTATTTCCCACTGATGAAATTTAGTTTCTAAATCATCTGTAGAATTATAGGATGAGGATGAAGATTGATTATTCTGAGTGTGTGAGTAGTCAGTATTTTGTTCTTTTGCTTTTAATTGAGCTATTTTTAAATTTACTTCTTGTTGTTTTGTTTCTAAAGAAATTAATAATTGTTTATTTTTAACTATTTTTTGTTTATTTTGTTCCATTTTTTGCCACAGTAAGTTACCTTGATTTAACAATAACGATTGTCTATTTTCTGCTTCTGTAGCTAAATCTAATCGCCCAGCAGTTTTTGCTTTTTCAATGCGTTTATGCCAAGTTTGTATTTCTTTTCCTAGATTTAAAATATCATTTTCTATTTTTTTAAGTTCTAATTCTAAGCTAGAAATTAATCTAGTAGTATCTTGCTTTTGAGTGTTTAATTCTTGGGCAATAATTGTTAAATTTAAGTGTGGATTACTTTGTAAAAATTCTTCTAGGCGAGATTCTAAAAAATTACTAAAATCTTCAAATATACCCATAATATTAATAGTTAAATAAAATTACCATAAATGTTGATCATATCTCTAAAATGTCTCTCCTACTCTTAAATAAACCGATTGATTTTGACGAGTAATTACGGCTTGTGTACCATTTAACCCCATTAACACCCATCCAGTTGTACCAATTTCATTACCAATAGGTACTTTTTCTGTTAAATTATTGATATTAAATAAAGCAACACTACCACTATTTCCTAATTCGACAATACCAATTAAGGTGTAATTATAATTAGTTTGTATTTGAGTTTTTTGAGGGAT encodes the following:
- a CDS encoding TIGR04376 family protein, which gives rise to MGIFEDFSNFLESRLEEFLQSNPHLNLTIIAQELNTQKQDTTRLISSLELELKKIENDILNLGKEIQTWHKRIEKAKTAGRLDLATEAENRQSLLLNQGNLLWQKMEQNKQKIVKNKQLLISLETKQQEVNLKIAQLKAKEQNTDYSHTQNNQSSSSSYNSTDDLETKFHQWEIEQELQEMKNNLK